The Chlamydia sp. 04-14 DNA segment TCTAAAGGGCAAGGTTTTGGGAATACTTCAACTATTAAAATTCTTGATCGACGCTCCTTAAATCAAAAAACTTGTATCTACATCATTCGCGTGGTAAACAAAATTCTTGTCATTGCAGAATCAGGAGAAAAAATTACACTGCTTTCAGAATTTCCTCCCGACACAGATATTAATGAACTCCTCCAACAAAATGAAAAAAAAGGAACTTCGTCTACTTCTGATTTTCTTAGCAAGAGCATACGAAAATTTCATAAGAATAAAAAAGTAGATAATAGTCAGGTCTCTAATCTTACTGACGAAGAATTTTAAGCATATTTTATGAACAATTTGGAGTGTTTTAAATGACAACATGGTCTTTAAATCAAAATAATCTATCAAAATATCTCACACATGCAGGATTAGAGCCTCTTTTAGAAAGAGAAAGTGGATTAACTTATATCAACATCCAAGCAGAAGATCACGAGTTACCTTTGTTTTTTGTGATTCGTAGTGAAGGAGAAATTCTTCAGATGATCTGCTACTTCCCTTACCAACTCTATGACAACCAAAAAGAAGCCACAGCACGCCTTCTTCACTTGCTAAATAGAGATGTGGATATTCCTGGATTCGGAATGGATGAGGAACAGGGTTTAATTTTTTATCGTTTAGTAGTTCCTTGTCTAAATGGTGAAATTAATGAAAGATTGTTACGTGTATATATCGACACAATTAGGTTGGTTTGCGATAGTTTTTCTCACGCTATAGGCTTGATCTCTTCAGGAAATATGAATCTTGACGAATTGAAAAAACAAGCACGCAAAGAAAGACAGGAATAATTTAGGAAGATTTGATGACAGCATTGATTTTTTACGATACAGAAACTACAGGAACGCAGATAGATAAAGATCGTATTATAGAAATTGCTGCCTATAACAACGCTACTAAAGAATCCTTTGTAACCTATGTAAATCCTGAGATTCCTATTCCTGAGGAGGCATCAAAAATTCATGGGATTACTACATCTACAGTGACTTCAGCTCCCAAATTTCCAGAAGCCTACAAGCAATTTCGTGATTTTTGCGGAAATGAAGCTATTCTTGTCGCACATAACAACGATAGTTTTGACTTCCCACTACTTGAAAAGGAATGTCGTAGACATTCCTTAGAACCCTTATCTTTAAGAACAATAGATTCATTAAAATGGGCTCAAAAGTATCGTCCGGACTTGCCCAAACATAATTTACAATACTTACGTCAAGTATACGGTTTTGCAGAAAACCAAGCCCACCGTGCTTTAGACGATGTGATTACCTTACACAATGTATTTTCGGCTCTTATAGGAGATCTTTCTGCAGAACAAGTACTTGCTCTCATGGAAGAGAGCCGTCATCCTAAAGCATTTAAAATGCCTTTCGGAAAATATAGAGGCAAACCTCTAACTGAGGTCCCCGCGTCCTATATCCAATGGTTAGAAAATCAAGGTAATTTGGATAAAGATATGAAAGCTGCTATCGACTTAATGAAACAAATGACATGATACTCTCAGCTGCCTTTTCACCCTGCCCCAATGATATTTTCTTATTTCGTTCTTTTCTAGAACGTCATGAAGGCTTCTCGTTATTAAATCAAATTACCATTGCAGATATTGCAACACTAAATGAATTAGCTTTGCAACATCGCTGTTCTCTAGTAAAAATATCGGCAGCATTATTTCCAAAAGTTGCGGATAATTATACCCTCATGGAAGTAGGCACCATTATTGGTTGTGGTGTAGGGCCTCTACTATTAGCTTCGGACCCTACAACACCTCTAACATCTATAGCGACTCCTGGAGAAACAACAACAGCACATTTACTCTGTAAGATATTTTATCCTGATGCAAAACTCATCCCTATGAAATATAGCGAAATTCTTGCTGCTATTTTACGTAATGATGTAAGTGCAGGTGCAATCATTCATGAGGAAAGGTTCAGCTACAGCTCACAACTATTTTTAAGAGCAGATCTTGGGAAACTATGGGAAGAGAAAACACAACTTCCCTTACCTTTAGGATGCCTTGTTGTCTCAAAAACAGTTCCACAAACTATTGTAGATATTTTAACCCTAGCATTAAGAAAATCTCTATTTCTAGCATTGAAAGACCCTGAAGGATCTGAAAATAAAGCTTTAGAATATTCTAGAAATAAAGATACGACAGTTATTCGCAAATTCATCGATACATATGTAAATGATGAAACTCTTGTATTATCTAATTCAGGGAAAAAATCTCTCTATACATTATCGAATTATGTCAGCTGTCTTATCTAATTACTTTTGTAAAATTCTTCTTATTCTTGCGGATATGAATGAGGCTAAATCTCTCATTGAAGATTTTGATTTCACTCGAGTTAATAAAAACTTTTATGAATGTCGAGACACACACATGTCTATAGCTATGGACATGATCCTTTTAGAACAATGGGGAGAAAATGGCGTTATAAAAGCTTTAAGAAATACTAAATTAGAAAATTACGATTCTTGTGTGAATCTTGGTTTTGCTGGAAGCTGTTCTCCTGATCTTCCCTTGCAGACCTTCTATACGATCGATAAGGTATCACAGCTTAGCAAAACCTCCCCAGAACAACTCGATTCTGCAATAGCGTTAGAGATCATAGCTATTCCTAATCTTCCAAGAGCCAATTTAGTTTCTGCTCATGCTCCCTATAAATATGGATTTCATAAGACATTCCAACTTGTGGATATGGAAGGCTATGCTATTGCTCGATTATGTAAAAATCATAATCTACGTTGTATGATGATAAAAATCACTTCGGATTATGCTACGCAAGAAGGTGGAGAATACCTTAAAAAACACAGAAATGTGTTAGCTGAGAAA contains these protein-coding regions:
- a CDS encoding YbjN domain-containing protein; translated protein: MTTWSLNQNNLSKYLTHAGLEPLLERESGLTYINIQAEDHELPLFFVIRSEGEILQMICYFPYQLYDNQKEATARLLHLLNRDVDIPGFGMDEEQGLIFYRLVVPCLNGEINERLLRVYIDTIRLVCDSFSHAIGLISSGNMNLDELKKQARKERQE
- a CDS encoding phosphorylase family protein; translation: MSAVLSNYFCKILLILADMNEAKSLIEDFDFTRVNKNFYECRDTHMSIAMDMILLEQWGENGVIKALRNTKLENYDSCVNLGFAGSCSPDLPLQTFYTIDKVSQLSKTSPEQLDSAIALEIIAIPNLPRANLVSAHAPYKYGFHKTFQLVDMEGYAIARLCKNHNLRCMMIKITSDYATQEGGEYLKKHRNVLAEKLSYAFTSSIYDIVETSIPSQI
- a CDS encoding putative quorum-sensing-regulated virulence factor — protein: MTALIFYDTETTGTQIDKDRIIEIAAYNNATKESFVTYVNPEIPIPEEASKIHGITTSTVTSAPKFPEAYKQFRDFCGNEAILVAHNNDSFDFPLLEKECRRHSLEPLSLRTIDSLKWAQKYRPDLPKHNLQYLRQVYGFAENQAHRALDDVITLHNVFSALIGDLSAEQVLALMEESRHPKAFKMPFGKYRGKPLTEVPASYIQWLENQGNLDKDMKAAIDLMKQMT
- a CDS encoding FliO/MopB family protein — its product is MPYKIFSYLTFCMDDLALADTSSEQMSLQGMFPENMKLEMFKMLGSLMLLLTLFGIGVWAFKKFLKSKGQGFGNTSTIKILDRRSLNQKTCIYIIRVVNKILVIAESGEKITLLSEFPPDTDINELLQQNEKKGTSSTSDFLSKSIRKFHKNKKVDNSQVSNLTDEEF
- a CDS encoding 1,4-dihydroxy-6-naphthoate synthase — protein: MILSAAFSPCPNDIFLFRSFLERHEGFSLLNQITIADIATLNELALQHRCSLVKISAALFPKVADNYTLMEVGTIIGCGVGPLLLASDPTTPLTSIATPGETTTAHLLCKIFYPDAKLIPMKYSEILAAILRNDVSAGAIIHEERFSYSSQLFLRADLGKLWEEKTQLPLPLGCLVVSKTVPQTIVDILTLALRKSLFLALKDPEGSENKALEYSRNKDTTVIRKFIDTYVNDETLVLSNSGKKSLYTLSNYVSCLI